Within Streptomyces albofaciens JCM 4342, the genomic segment GCCGGCGATCAGCGCGGTGATGTACGTGGAGATCCGCGGCGTCGTCTCGAACCGCCACACGTTGTCCACCGGCTCCGGCGCCGGCGAGTTGGAGATCACCTTCCAGCCCTCGGGGGCCTTGACGGTGAAGGTGAACGTCGCCTTCAGGTCCGGCTGCTCGAAGCTGGCGAACACCCGGCGGGCGTCCGGCACCTCGAACTGCGTGTAGAGGTACGCCTGCTGGTCGACCGGGTCGACGAACCGGTGCAGGCCCTCACCGGTGTTGGTGTACGCGCAGTCCGCGACGACCGTCAGCTCGTTGCGGCCCTCGCGCAGGCCCGGCAGCGCGATCCGCGAGTCCGCGAACACCGTGCCCGGGTCCAGGCTCTCGCCGTTCAGCACCACCTCGTGCACGGTCGGCGCCACCAGGTCGATGAACGATTCCGCACCCGCCTCGGCGGCGTCGAACCGCACCGTGGTCACCGACCGGTAGGTGCCGCCCTCACCGGCGTCCTGCGCCCCGGAGAGGTCCAGATCGATCTCGTACGCGTCCACACTCAGCAGCCGCGCCCGCTGCTGCGCCTCGTCGCGGGTCAGATTCGTGCCAGGCACCCGTTCATCTCCTTCGCTTCGGACTTTGGGCCATCCTTCCACGGAGCTCCCGACCACTCGGTCGGGGGCATCCGGGGAATTCCGGCCCGGCCGGCCCGTCCCTGTCCCTACGCTCCGCGGCAGGGAGGCAACGATGGCCAGGACGAAGCACGACACCGCCGAGCTCATCATGGGCGGCCCGGACGACCACGGGCTACTGCGTTTTCTGGAGGAGTGCCCGGAACTGGATCACCTCAGGATCGAGCTGGTCGAGGGGAGGATCGTCATGCGGCGATCGGGGCCGCCGTTCCGTACCTGCACCGTCGCTCTGCTCGGCTCCCAGATGGAGCGGGCGGGCTGGGCGGGGCTGTCCGGCCAGGCGCTCATCTCCGGCGTCCCCGGCTTCGAGCCGAAGGCGGACCTCACCGTCACCACGGACGAGGCCATGCAGGACAACTGCCACCCCTACCCCGCGGAGCGGGTGCACCTGGTCGTGGAAGTCGTGGAAAAGGCCGTGTCCGAGCGGGACAGCGACTACGCCAGGAAGCGCAGGTGGTACGCGCGGAGCCGCATTCCGCTCCATCTGCTCGTCGACTTGAACGAGGGCGCCGTCGAGCTGCGCTCGCAGCCCGGTGACCTGGATTACGGCCGGGTGGACCGCTACCGGTTCGGCGAGCCGGTGCCGCTGCCCGAGCCGTTCTCGTTCGCGGTCGACACGCGGCGGTTCAGGTCGTATGCGTCCGCGAAAGCGTAGGGGTGGGCGCCGGGGTAGCAAGGGCGTTCCCACCCGAGTAGCATCAGAGGTATGAAGATCAGCGTCAGCCTGCCGGAAGAGGACATCGCCTTCCTCGACGCGTACGGCAAGAAGACCGACGCCGATTCGCGGTCGGCGGTGATCCACGCGGCGGTCGAGCTGCTGCGGGCCTCCGAGCTGGAGGCGGACTACGCCTCGGCGTGGGAGGAGTGGGACGAGAGCGACGACGCGCTGCTGTGGGACGGGGTCTCGGGGGACGGGATCGGAAGCGCCGATGCGGCGCGGTGACCTCTATCTGGTCGATCTGGAGCCGGTCCGGGGGAGCGAGGCCGACAAGTACCGTCCTGCGGTGCTGGTGTCCAACGACGCGGCCAACCGGTCCGTGCAGCGCGCCGGGAGGGGCGTGGTCACGGTCGTGCCCGTGACGGCCAACGTCGCCCGGGTCTACCCGTTCCAGGTGCTGCTGACCGCCGACGACTGTGGGCTCCCGCGCGACTCCAAGGCCCAGTGCGAGCAGGTGCGCGCGGTGGCCGTCGAGCGGCTGGGGCGGCGGGTCGGCAGCGTTCCGGCGCGGGTGATGGTCGGGCTGGACGCGGCCCTGCGCAGGCATCTGGCGCTCTGAACGGGCCGGGCAGCTCCACGTCCGATTTCCGCCGGAAACGGGCCGGATGCCCGCCCACCCTGTACGTATGACGACGTACACACCCCTCCCCATCCCGGAAGCGGCCCTCAAGGAACTGCGCGTCTCGGACGACTCCGGCCGGGCCATGGAACCGTTCGCCGCCGGGAGCGCGAGTGATCACGTCAGCAGTGTGGGCAGCCCGCTGCGCTGCTGTCTGCGGCCCGTCGAGGAGGGTGAGCGGGTCGCGCTCGTCTCGTACGCGCCGCTCCGGCGGTGGGCCGAGGAGAAGTGGGCCCGGCCCGGGGCGTACGACGAGTGCGGGCCGGTGTTCATCCACGCCGGGGAGTGCGGCGGGCCGGACGCCGGGCGGACCGGCTACCCCTTCGCGCGGCCGGGGGCGCTGCGGACGATCCGGCGCTACGACGCGGACGGGCACATCGTCGGCGGCCGGCTCTTCGAGATCCCCGAGGACCCGGACGCCGGGTTCGACGCGGCGATCGCGGAGGCGTTCGCGCAGCCGGACGTGGTG encodes:
- a CDS encoding DUF1203 domain-containing protein, yielding MTTYTPLPIPEAALKELRVSDDSGRAMEPFAAGSASDHVSSVGSPLRCCLRPVEEGERVALVSYAPLRRWAEEKWARPGAYDECGPVFIHAGECGGPDAGRTGYPFARPGALRTIRRYDADGHIVGGRLFEIPEDPDAGFDAAIAEAFAQPDVVLVHVRALEYGCFHFEVRRP
- a CDS encoding Uma2 family endonuclease, encoding MARTKHDTAELIMGGPDDHGLLRFLEECPELDHLRIELVEGRIVMRRSGPPFRTCTVALLGSQMERAGWAGLSGQALISGVPGFEPKADLTVTTDEAMQDNCHPYPAERVHLVVEVVEKAVSERDSDYARKRRWYARSRIPLHLLVDLNEGAVELRSQPGDLDYGRVDRYRFGEPVPLPEPFSFAVDTRRFRSYASAKA
- a CDS encoding ribbon-helix-helix domain-containing protein, with product MKISVSLPEEDIAFLDAYGKKTDADSRSAVIHAAVELLRASELEADYASAWEEWDESDDALLWDGVSGDGIGSADAAR
- a CDS encoding type II toxin-antitoxin system PemK/MazF family toxin, whose product is MRRGDLYLVDLEPVRGSEADKYRPAVLVSNDAANRSVQRAGRGVVTVVPVTANVARVYPFQVLLTADDCGLPRDSKAQCEQVRAVAVERLGRRVGSVPARVMVGLDAALRRHLAL